A stretch of Lampris incognitus isolate fLamInc1 unplaced genomic scaffold, fLamInc1.hap2 scaffold_589, whole genome shotgun sequence DNA encodes these proteins:
- the LOC130133996 gene encoding gamma-glutamyl hydrolase-like isoform X1 — MAGAGFVLNVCLLLVSSSHATPAESRRTTLNDRPVIGILTQIVTDAAMKPFGKTYIPGSYVKYIESGGSRVVPIRLTLTIAEYETIFRSVNGLLLIGGAVDLQTSDFARVARIFYGLALTANDAGDYFPIWGTCMGMQLLTVMVSGKNLLTKTTAENVALPLNLTEEARSSRMFGGFPNELMKALSMEALTGNFHHYGVTVKNFQENEDLQNFFTILSTNIADNGAHFVSTIEGKRYPFYGVQWHPEVNRFQWNPKYNFPHSTHAVQISSLLAEFFINEGRKSLHSFDTPEEEASSLIYNYTPIFGGNFTGYEQIYFF; from the exons ATGGCGGGCGCGGGATTTGTCCTGAACGTGTGTTTGCTCTTGGTCAGCAGCAGCCATGCAACGCCGGCGGAGTCCCGACGGACGACTCTCAACGACAGACCTGTCATCG GCATTTTGACTCAAATTGTTACGGATGCAGCCATGAAACCATTTGGGAAGACCTATATACCCGGTTCCTATGTGAAGTACATTGAGTCCGGGGGGAGCAGAGTAGTGCCAATCCG ATTGACGCTGACCATTGCTGAATATGAAACAATATTCAGGTCCGTTAATGG TCTACTTCTCATCGGGGGAGCAGTCGATTTACAGACGTCGGACTTCGCTAGGGTGGCGAGGATCTTTTACGGGCTCGCCCTGACG GCCAACGACGCAGGGGACTACTTCCCCATCTGGGGTACTTGTATGGGTATGCAGCTATTGACTGTAATGGTGTCGGGTAAGAATCTGCTGACAAAGACCACAGCTGAGAATGTAGCCTTGCCGCTTAACCTGACTGAAG AGGCTCGCTCCAGCAGGATGTTTGGGGGTTTTCCCAATGAGCTCATGAAGGCCTTGTCCATGGAGGCTCTGACGGGTAATTTTCATCACTATGGAGTCACAGTGAAG AATTTCCAGGAGAATGAGGATCTGCAAAATTTCTTCACCATCCTGTCAACAAACATAGCCGATAATGGAGCCCATTTCGTTTCAACCATTGAAG GTAAGAGATATCCATTCTATGGTGTACAGTGGCACCCAGAGGTGAATCGATTCCAGTGGAATCCCAAATATAACTTTCCTCATTCCACGCATGCTGTGCAAATATCCTCTCTCTTGGCAGAATTTTTCATTAATGAAG GTAGGAAAAGTTTGCACTCTTTTGACACGCCTGAGGAAGAAGCCTCATCACTGATTTACAACTACACGCCTATCTTCGGTGGAAACTTCACGGGATATGAGCAGATTTATTTCTTCTGA
- the LOC130133996 gene encoding gamma-glutamyl hydrolase-like isoform X2 translates to MYDAHVDYGLKHRGILTQIVTDAAMKPFGKTYIPGSYVKYIESGGSRVVPIRLTLTIAEYETIFRSVNGLLLIGGAVDLQTSDFARVARIFYGLALTANDAGDYFPIWGTCMGMQLLTVMVSGKNLLTKTTAENVALPLNLTEEARSSRMFGGFPNELMKALSMEALTGNFHHYGVTVKNFQENEDLQNFFTILSTNIADNGAHFVSTIEGKRYPFYGVQWHPEVNRFQWNPKYNFPHSTHAVQISSLLAEFFINEGRKSLHSFDTPEEEASSLIYNYTPIFGGNFTGYEQIYFF, encoded by the exons GCATTTTGACTCAAATTGTTACGGATGCAGCCATGAAACCATTTGGGAAGACCTATATACCCGGTTCCTATGTGAAGTACATTGAGTCCGGGGGGAGCAGAGTAGTGCCAATCCG ATTGACGCTGACCATTGCTGAATATGAAACAATATTCAGGTCCGTTAATGG TCTACTTCTCATCGGGGGAGCAGTCGATTTACAGACGTCGGACTTCGCTAGGGTGGCGAGGATCTTTTACGGGCTCGCCCTGACG GCCAACGACGCAGGGGACTACTTCCCCATCTGGGGTACTTGTATGGGTATGCAGCTATTGACTGTAATGGTGTCGGGTAAGAATCTGCTGACAAAGACCACAGCTGAGAATGTAGCCTTGCCGCTTAACCTGACTGAAG AGGCTCGCTCCAGCAGGATGTTTGGGGGTTTTCCCAATGAGCTCATGAAGGCCTTGTCCATGGAGGCTCTGACGGGTAATTTTCATCACTATGGAGTCACAGTGAAG AATTTCCAGGAGAATGAGGATCTGCAAAATTTCTTCACCATCCTGTCAACAAACATAGCCGATAATGGAGCCCATTTCGTTTCAACCATTGAAG GTAAGAGATATCCATTCTATGGTGTACAGTGGCACCCAGAGGTGAATCGATTCCAGTGGAATCCCAAATATAACTTTCCTCATTCCACGCATGCTGTGCAAATATCCTCTCTCTTGGCAGAATTTTTCATTAATGAAG GTAGGAAAAGTTTGCACTCTTTTGACACGCCTGAGGAAGAAGCCTCATCACTGATTTACAACTACACGCCTATCTTCGGTGGAAACTTCACGGGATATGAGCAGATTTATTTCTTCTGA
- the LOC130133996 gene encoding gamma-glutamyl hydrolase-like isoform X3, protein MKPFGKTYIPGSYVKYIESGGSRVVPIRLTLTIAEYETIFRSVNGLLLIGGAVDLQTSDFARVARIFYGLALTANDAGDYFPIWGTCMGMQLLTVMVSGKNLLTKTTAENVALPLNLTEEARSSRMFGGFPNELMKALSMEALTGNFHHYGVTVKNFQENEDLQNFFTILSTNIADNGAHFVSTIEGKRYPFYGVQWHPEVNRFQWNPKYNFPHSTHAVQISSLLAEFFINEGRKSLHSFDTPEEEASSLIYNYTPIFGGNFTGYEQIYFF, encoded by the exons ATGAAACCATTTGGGAAGACCTATATACCCGGTTCCTATGTGAAGTACATTGAGTCCGGGGGGAGCAGAGTAGTGCCAATCCG ATTGACGCTGACCATTGCTGAATATGAAACAATATTCAGGTCCGTTAATGG TCTACTTCTCATCGGGGGAGCAGTCGATTTACAGACGTCGGACTTCGCTAGGGTGGCGAGGATCTTTTACGGGCTCGCCCTGACG GCCAACGACGCAGGGGACTACTTCCCCATCTGGGGTACTTGTATGGGTATGCAGCTATTGACTGTAATGGTGTCGGGTAAGAATCTGCTGACAAAGACCACAGCTGAGAATGTAGCCTTGCCGCTTAACCTGACTGAAG AGGCTCGCTCCAGCAGGATGTTTGGGGGTTTTCCCAATGAGCTCATGAAGGCCTTGTCCATGGAGGCTCTGACGGGTAATTTTCATCACTATGGAGTCACAGTGAAG AATTTCCAGGAGAATGAGGATCTGCAAAATTTCTTCACCATCCTGTCAACAAACATAGCCGATAATGGAGCCCATTTCGTTTCAACCATTGAAG GTAAGAGATATCCATTCTATGGTGTACAGTGGCACCCAGAGGTGAATCGATTCCAGTGGAATCCCAAATATAACTTTCCTCATTCCACGCATGCTGTGCAAATATCCTCTCTCTTGGCAGAATTTTTCATTAATGAAG GTAGGAAAAGTTTGCACTCTTTTGACACGCCTGAGGAAGAAGCCTCATCACTGATTTACAACTACACGCCTATCTTCGGTGGAAACTTCACGGGATATGAGCAGATTTATTTCTTCTGA